In Marinibacterium anthonyi, the DNA window GATGGCCTCGGGCGAGGTCGTGCTGCAATCCATGTGGTCCCCGGCGGTGACCGAGGTGCGCACGCGGGGCATCGACTGCGCCTACAACGGCATGAAGGAAGGCTATCGCGGCTGGTACATCATGATGATGCCGATGGCGCATCTTGAAGGGCTCGAACGGGAATGCGCGATCGAGTACATGAACTGGTTCAACTCCGGCTGGGCCGGGGCGTTCATCTCGCGCCAGGGGTTCTACAATTCGGTGCCCGAGAACGTGAAGGGCTTCATGACCGAAAACGAATACGGCTACTGGTACGAAGGCCAGCCGGCGTCCGAAGACATCCTGAACCCCTTCGGCAAGGTCATGGAAAAGGCCGGCGTCACCCGCGATGGCGGATCGCTGTGGGACCGGATGGGCAATATCGGCATCTGGAACACGCTGATGGACGAAGACCGCTACCTGGTCCGCCGCTGGCAGGATTTCCTGGCGGCGTGATCCGAAACAGCTGTCTGCAAAACGGCCCCCCGCCAGCGCGGGGGGCTTTCGTGTTTCCGTTTCCCGCGCCACCCCGGGGCCTGCGGCAATTTCGGACATTGCCGCCCTGATCCACTTGTCCCATGATCGTATCAATTGGCCGGGAGGGTGACAGATGCAACTTCTCCAAGTGCTGCGTGGCTGCCTTGGGGCCTATGCCGCCGGTGTCCTGCTCTACAGTGCCCTTATTGCCCTCTACGTCTGGCAAAGGACCCCTGCGGTGTTCAGCGCCGGGAGGAACTTCATGATGGGCGTGGTCTACGGCGGTGCCATGGCCCTGCCGATCGTGCTTGCCGTCATCCTGCTGTGGATCGTCCTGGCGTGGAAAAAAGTGACGGTGACCTGGCCCGTCGCCCTGATTGCCGGTGCTTTCTTGACCGGCCTTGCCTCCATTCCCCTCAGTCACAACCTGAACGGTGTGGTCGCGTTTGCCCTCATCGGGATGCTCTTCGGCGCCGTCTTCTGGGGAACGGCCTTTGGACGGACGACACGGGTCAGATTGTCGTTCAATTGACGCACCCCGGGCCCGGCCGGAGCGGCACATCCCGGGAGACTTGCGGTTTGGCGCTGACCCGATAGGTTCGACCCCGAGCGAGGACGATCTCCCCCATCTGGGACGCTCAAGACATCAAGCGAACCCGGGTGGGACCATGAGACAAACGCGCGACCGGATCCGCCATGCGGTGCTGTTCGAACTGATCGCCCTGATCCTGTCGATCCCGCTGGGCAACCTGATCTTCGGGGTCGAACCCGCGCATTTCGGGGTCGTTGCGCTGGTCAGCAGCACCATCGCGATGGGCTGGACCTACCTGTTCAACCTTGGGTTTGATCACGCCGCGCTGCGCCTGCGCGGGACCCCGGCCAAGACGCCGGTGCTGCGCATCGTCCATGTGGTCCTGTTCGAGGCCGGGCTGCTGGTCCTGCTGGTCCCGTTCATCGCCTGGTACCTGCGCATCCCGCTGGCCCGGGCGTTCATGATGGATCTGTCGCTGACAGGGTTCTACGCAGCCTATGCGCTGGCCTTCAACTGGGCCTACGACCTGGTCTTTCCGGTAGAGCCCGACAAGCGCCCGGCCTGAACGCCGAAAAATGCGGCGTTGGGCCGGTTGGTACGGGATCCGCGGGGCCGCGCCTGCGGTCTCTCAATGGGCAATCGTATAAGTATCTGAATTGGAAGGGTAATTAAAAGATCAAAGATCGGGCAGCTTTGCTCAACCGAGGTGTGAGATTTCCTCATTTGTCCGGGCGGGCGGCGGCGGAAAGGATCGGGGGGAGTTTCCAACGCTAAGGACCAACCAGACACATGCGCGTTCCTCCCCGCGTCGCCTCCTGGCTTCAGGTCGCCCCGATGGCCTTCGTCTTCACCGCCATGGTGCTGATCCCGCTGACGATCATCTTCATCGTCAGCTTTCTCGATTACGATTTCGCAAGGGTCTTCCCCGAAATCTACTGGGGCAGCTGGCAGGACGCGCTGACCTCTCGGCTGACGCTGGACCTGTACACACAGGTGTTCAAGTTCCTGATCATCACCTGGTGCGTGACCTTCGTGGTGGGCTTTTCGCTGGCCTATTTCCTGGTGTTCCACCTGGAATCGAACGCCTGGCGCATGGGCCTTCTGGCCGCCGCCGCCATCCCGTTCTGGACGCCGGGGCCGATCCGGATGGTCAGCTGGGTGCCGCTGCTGGGCAAGGAAGGGCTGGTGAACAAGGCGCTGATGGGGATGGGGATCACCGATGCGCCGCTGGACTGGCTGCTGTATTCCGAATTTGCCGTGATCCTGGCCTATTGCAACCTGCTGACGCTGGCGATGCTGGGCCCGATCACCCATTCCATGGCCAAGATCCCGCGGTCCCTGATCCAGGCTGCCCAGGACAGCGGCGCGCGCGAATGGCAGATCATCCGCGACGTGATCCTGCCGCTGGCCAAGCCGGGCATCGCGATCGGCACGATCTTCATCATCACGGCGGTGCTGGGCGATTTCTTCATGATCAAGATCATGTCGGGCGGCCAGATCAACACGCCCGCCAACGCCATCGCCACCGAACTTGCCGCCTTCCAGTACCCGCCCGCCGCCGCAAAGTCGGTCGTGCTGCTGGTGGTCGTCGTCTTCCTGATCTCCATGCTGCTGCGCTTCGTGGACATCCGCAAGGAACTGCAAAGGTAACCCGACCATGATGCGCACCGCCCGCGGCCGCCCCGCTTCCTTCTACATCCTCGCCGCCCTGATGGCCGCCCTGCTGGTCTTTCTCTACGCGCCGATGGCCTGCGTCTACATCCTGTCGTTCCAGGGCTCCGAAGGCGGCATGTCCTTCCCGATGGTCGGCTGGTCGACCCACTGGTTCCAGGTGTTGTTCGAAGGCACCGGCGGGCAGGGGATCGGCGACGTGCCCAACAGTTTCCGCCGCTCGGTCCGGCTGGCGGCCTGCGTGTCGATCCTGTCGACGCTCGTCGCGGTGTCGGCGGGCATGGCGTATCGGCGCAAGTTCCCGGGGTCGAATTTCGTCTTCTATTCGGCCATCGCGTCGATGGTGCTGCCGTCGATCTTCATCGGCTTCGGCATCGCGCTGACATTCAACCTGCTGGGCTGGCAGGTGAACTGGTTCACCTCCGGTATCGGCGCCCAACTGACCTGGTCGCTGCCCTTCGGGTTGCTGATCATGTTCATCGTGCTGGGCCGCTTCAACCCGGCCTACGAGGAAGCCGCGACCGACCTGGGCGCCAATTCGTCCCAGCGGTTCCGCATGATCATCCTGCCGATCATCCTGCCCGGCGTCATCGGGATCTTCGTGTCCTCGATCACCTCGTCGTACGAGGAAAACGCCCGCACCCAGCTGAACGTCGGCCTGGGCAACACCATGCCGATGGAGATCACCGGCCTGCTGACCGGCGCGTCCACCCCCGTCCTGTTCGCCATCGGCACGCTGACGTCCTTTGCCATGTTCACCCTGATCCTGGGCGCCGTGGGCCTGATGACCGTGATGGCCAAACGCCGCGCGAACCGTCCCGATGCCTGACCCCCGTTCCCCCGTTTGCCGCCCCCGGAGTATTCGCCCATGCAACTGAAAAAGGCCCGAGACATCGACGAGTCCACGCTGACCGGCCGCCCGAAGATCCGCCAGGTGACCCAGGGACATCGCTTCGACCTGGAACTGGTGCGCGTCACCAAGTCCTACAATTCCAAGACCGTGGCGGTCGACGATATCTCGCTGCGCATTCCGCGGTCGTCCTATTGCTGCCTGCTGGGGCCTTCGGGCTGCGGCAAGTCCACGACGCTTCGCATGCTGGCGGGCCATGAAGAGGTCACCGACGGCGCGATCCTGATCCAGGATACCGAGATCACCAGGCTGCCCCCGGTGGACCGGGGCACGTCGATGATGTTCCAGGATTACGCGCTGTTCCCGCACCTGTCGGCGCTGGACAACGTGGCGTTTTCGCTGAAGGTCCGGAAGGTGCCCAAGGCCGAGCGCGACAAGCAGGCGCGCGAATACCTGGAACTGGTGCAGATGGACCACCTGGCCAACCGCCTGCCCAACCAGCTGTCGGGCGGCCAGCAGCAGCGGGTCGCGCTGGCCCGGTCGCTGATCACGCGGCCCAAGGTCCTGTTGCTGGACGAACCGCTGTCCGCGCTCGACCCGTTCCTGCGGACCCGGATGCGGGCGGAGCTGAAGCGGATCCAGAAGGAACTGGGGATCACCTTTGTGCATGTCACGCACAGCCAGGAAGAAGCCATGGCGTTGTCGGACATGATGGTGGTGATGAACGACGCGAAGATCATGCAGGCCGCGCCCGCGCGCGAGGTGTTCGAGACGCCGGCCAATGCCTTTGTGGCCAAGTTCATCGGCGGCCACAACGTGCTGACCAGCGCCGGGCGCGAAGTGTCGGTGCGGTCGGATCAATGCCGCCTGGGCGCGCTGCCGGGGATGCGCACGGCCAAGGGTGAGGTCACGATGGTCGAATACCACGGGCCATTCGTGCAGGTTTCGATGACCAGCGAGGGTGGAGAGGACCTGACGGCGATGATGACCGACAAGGAATATTTCGCGGGCGCGCCCGAGATCGGCGATGCGATCGCGATCTCGTGGGACCCCAGCGCGGAACATGTGCTGAGCTGATCCCCGCGCGGATCCGCCCGCAATCAAGCCGAACGCGTCGGGCGGGCGCCCGCCCGGCAAGCGTTGCGCTTTGGTGAATGGCGGTGCGTGGCCATGGGTGCAACAGCACCCATGGTACCCGCCGGCGGTGCGGATCGCGCGCTTGAATATCGGGGTGCACGGGGGCCGATGTCTCCCGTTGCCATGGGTGCTTTGCACCCATGGCCACCGCAAGAATCCCCCGATCCGGGCGGTGATAGCGCTCACGCCCTGATCTGGCCGCATAGCGACTATGCGGTCTGCCCCCGTGGAACATCCCGTCCAGAGTGCATAGCCTCAGACCTGCTGTGGTGCGGAAACGTCTGACACCGCAACCCCCTAAATCCTCGAGGAGCACAGCATGTCGCTCGACCCACGCCAGGGCCGTCTGGCCATCCTGTCCTTTGCCATCGGTGCCTTTGCCATCGGCACGTCGGAATTCGCGGCGATGGGGCTTCTGCCATATTACGCCAACGATCTGGGCGTCACCGATCCCGTCGCGGGCCACGCCATCAGCGCCTATGCCATCGGCGTCGTCATCGGCGCGCCGGTGCTGGCCGTGATGGGCGCGAAACTGCCCCGCAAATCCTTCCTGATGATGCTGATGGCGGGCTTTGTCGCCGCCCACGTGCTGGGCGCGCTGGCGCCCAATATCAACGCGCTCATCGCCACCCGCTTCCTGGCCGGCCTGCCCCATGGCGCCTTCCTGGGGGTCGCCATGCTGACCGTCGCCGACATGATGCCCAAGGGCAAGCGCGCCGCCGGGGTGGCCAAGGTGCTGCTGGGCCTGACCATCGCCAACGTGGTCGGCGTGCCCTCGGCCGGGGCGCTTGGCCAGGCCATCGGCTGGCGCAGCCTGTTCGTCATCGTGGCGCTCATCGCGCTGGCTTCGGTCGTGATGATGGGCCGCTTCGCGCCCAAGGTAGCCGTGGCCGAAGGCGCATCGCCCCTGCGCGAGCTGGGGGCGTTGAAGAACCGGGCGGTCTGGCTGACGTTGCTGGTGGGCGCGGTGGGCTTTGGCGGGGTCTTTGCCGTCTACAGCTACCTGTCGGCCGCGATGATCGACGCCGCCAACGCTCCGGCCTGGGCGATCCCGCTGGCGCTGTCGACCTTTGGCATCGGCTGCACGCTGGGCAATATCTATGCCGGGCGCCTGGCGTCCTGGTCGCAGTTCGGCGCGACGCTGATCCTGCTGGTGGGCATGATCGTCAGTTCGGTCTTCTACGCGCTGGTCATGGGCAACTGGCCGCTGATGGCCCTTGGCATCTTTGTCCTGGGCACCACCGCGGGCCTGGTGATCCCGCTGCAGATGCGCCTGATGGACGTGGCCGGCGATGCGCAGACACTGGCCGCCGCGCTGAACCACGCGGCCTTCAACTTTGCCAATGCGCTGGGGCCGTTCCTGGCGGGCATCGCCCTGTCGGCGGGCTACGGCTGGTCGGCCACCGGCTGGGTCGGCGCGGCCCTGTCGGTTGGCGGCATCGTCGTGCTGGCCGTCGCCTGGGCCGAGGCCAACCGCAAGCCGCGCGGACCCGGGGTCGACCCGATCCCGGCGGAATGAAAAACGGCGCCCCCGGGCAGGGGGCGCCGTTTCCCGGGACATCTGTTCAGGCGGCGTTAGGCGGCGCTAAGACGGGGGCCGTTGACCTTCTCGAACAGCCATTCCTTGAACCGTTCGATCACGTTGTCGCGCCCGACCTTCCAGGGCGACAGCAGGTAGTAGGGGCTGCGGATCGGATAGCTTTCGGCCACCGGCACCAGTTCGCCGCGATCCAGCGCCCGTTCGATCAGGATCGACCGGCCCAGGATCACGCCCACCCCGGACCGCGCCGCCTCGATCGAGGGGCTGGCCTGGTTGAAGCGCGGCCCGTGGGTCACGTCATCGCGGGAAATGCCGTATTCGCGCAGGTAGCGGGCCCAGTCGGGATAGGTGCCTTCCAGCCCGTCCTGCGCCCGGTCAACGTGGATCAGGGGCGCATGGGCCAGGATCTCGCGCGCGTTGTTGTCGTAGCGGGCGGCCAGGTCGGGCGTGGTGACCGGCATGATCTCTTCTTCCAGCAGCGGTTCCACCTGCATGTCGAGGTTGGATCGCCAGTTGCAGATGCGTAGATCGGCCTCTGTCGCCTCGCCCTCGCGGCGGGACATGAAGGCGCGCACGGCGACGTCCACGTCCGGCGCCAGGCTGAAGAATTCCGACAGGCGCGGCATCAGCCACAGCGACGCGACCGACGCCGAGGCCGCGACCGACAGCTTGGAACGGACATCGTGGTTGGGCTGCAGGGCCAGCATCGCGTTGTTGATCAGGTCCAGCGCGTTCGAGATGTCGGCGACGGTTGCGCTGGATTCCGGGGTCAGTTCGATCCGGCTGTTCTTGCGCACGAACAGCCGGGTTTCGAGGAATTCCTCAAGCAGCCGGATCTGGTGGCTGACGGCGGTTGGGGTCACGCAGAGTTCGTCCGCGGCCTTGGCGACACTGCCGTTGCGGGCCGTCGCCTCGAAGGCGCGGATGGCATTCAGCGGTACTCGCTTTCTCATTTTGGTTGCTCCGTGAACAATCGTCACTACGACTATTCTGGCGGATTTGCATAAGTCCGTGCAAATGCGGTCGTGGATTCTGCACCGCACTTCCGGGCCTGCGTCCAAGAATGCAGCATTCGTTTTCGGATTGTCATAAATTTGGACCTGTTTCCGCGCGCGCCCAGCCTTTCGGCAGCCGCCCGCGGCGTCCCAGCGCCAGCGCCTGGCGTCCGGCCAGGGCGATTCCCGCCATGCACATGACGCCATTCAGGGCCACGGCAAGCCAGACGGCGACCTGTTCGGCGACAAGCCCGGTCAGCAGCGCCCCGATCGGCGAGGACCCGACGATCAGCAGGGTGACCATGGACGCCAGCCGTCCGCGCATATGTACGGGTGTCAGAAGCTGCAGCGAGGTCTGGACCGAGGTGGAAAACACCACCGCGCAAAAACCCACCGCCAGGAACAGCGCGCAGGACAGCCACAACGTTTCGGTGCGCGCGATGGCGATCAGCAGGAGGCCGAAGGCGAAGCCGGCCATCAGGATGCGGGCCGGGCGCGGCTTGCCCGCGCGGGTCAGGGTCAGCGCGGCCAGGAACGACCCGATGCCAAGGCAGGAATTCAGCAACCCGAACTGGGCCTTGGTGGCGTGCACGATCAGTTCGGCCACCAGCGGCACCATGGTGGAAAAGTTCTGCCCGAACAGCCCGATGAACCCGGTCGCCACCAGCAGCACCTGCAGCGCGGGCGTGGTCAGGGCAAAGGACAGCCCTTCGCGCACATCCGCCAGAAGCGACGCCTTGGGCCGGGCGGGATGGGGGGCGATATGGTCGGGGCGGATGCGGGTCAGCGCGGCGGCGAAGACCAGGAAGGTGACGGCGTTCAGCGCGAAGGCCGCGGGCGGGCCCGAGGCGGCCAGCACCAGCCCGCCAAGCGCCGGGCCCAGCACGCGGCCGATGTTCATCGACATGGCGCCAAGCGCGATACCGTTGGGCAGGGCCGACAGCGGTACAAGGTCGGCGACGAAGGCCTGGCGCACCGGCTGGTCGATGGCGGTGATGCAGCCCAGGATCGAGGCCAGCGCCAGGATATGCCACATCTGCACCGCGCCCATGGCGACGATGGCGGCCAGTGTCGCGGCCTGGATGGCGCCGATGACCTGCGTGCCCATCAGCAGCTTGCGGCGCGGAAACCGGTCGGCCACGGCGCCGCCCAGCAGCGAAAACAGCATGATCGGCAGGAATTGCAGCGTGGTGACCCAGGCCAGCGCCATGGGCGACCCGGTCATGTCCAGAACCAGCCAGGCCTGCGCGGTCATCTGCATCCAGTTGCCCGGAACCGAGATCACCGACCCGATGAAATAGCGCCGGAATCCCGGCACGTGCAGGGCCCGGTCCACGCGCGCAACGTGGACCCCGGCCCCCGACAATTGAGCATCCATGCGGGGCTCAGGCGGTCAGCGAATAGGCGTCGGGCCGGCGGTTGGTGTCGAAATCCCAGCGGGCGCGCAGGCTGGCCTGTTTCTCCATGTCGATATCGGCGGCGACGACCTCGTCGCCCTGGGTCTTGGCCCGGTTCAGGATCATCCCGTCGGGCCCGCAGACGAAGCTGCCGCCGATGAACCGCGTGCCGTCTTCGACACCGGCCTTGCCGGCGGCGATGGCGTGGGTCGCGTTGGAATAGGCGCCGCCGCATATGGCAAGTTCGGACGCGCGGCGGGCCTGTTTCAGGGTGCCGCCGTCCATCACCGGCGTGTTGTAGCCCACGCAGTACAGATCCGCGCCGTTGATCGTCAGCGACCGGTAACTTTCCGGGAACCGCCGGTCATAGCAGATCATCCCGCCGGCCTTTACGTCGCCCATGTCGAAGGCATCGAACGGCAGGTCGCCGCGTTCAAAGTACCGCTTTTCCATGATGGTGATGCGCTTGCCCGGATCGGGATCGGTCTTGCCCGGGATGTGGACCTTGCGGAACTTGCCCCGATAGGCGCCCTTGCCGTCGTAGAAGACCATGGAATTGAACAGGCCCTCGTTGGTCTGTTCGGCATAGGGGATCACGATGGCCATGCCGTGGCTGGCGGCGCGGGCGGAAATGGCGTCGACCGCGACCTGGTTTTCCGGGACCGAGGTGAAGGCGGTCAGATCCTCGCGCACCACGGCGGCGAAATAGGGCGTCAGCGCCAGTTCCGGCAGGACGGCCAGGGTGACCTTGTCGGCCGCGGCCTCGTCGATCAGGTCGAGGATGCGGGTGGTGGTGCGGGCAATGGTGCTGCCCGCGGGGCCAAGTTGCAGCGCTGCGGCGCGAAAGTTGGGGGATGCCATCTGGACGGTCTCCGGCTCATTCGCCGGCAAGGGCGGCCGGGGCCGGCGCGCCGATGATCTGCAGGGCCTTGGCTTCGTCGATGACGTTGCAGATCTTGAACTGCATGTCGAAAAGGGCGGCCGCATGCGACATCTCGATCCGGTCGAAGACGCCTTCTTCGATCACGTTCATCTTGTAGCCCATGGCCTGCCCGTCGACACAGGTCGCGCGCACGCAGCCCGATGTGGAATTGCCCACCACCAGCAGCCCGTCGACGCCCAGTTCGCGCAGGATCAGGTGCAGGTTGGTGAAGGCAAAGCACGACGGCGTCTGCTTTTCGACCAGGATGTCGCCGGGCATCATGGCGACTTCGGCGGGGATCTCGGACCGGGGATCGGTGGCGGCAAAGACGCCGTCCCTGGACCGGGCCATCCCGGTGTAGCCGTGAAAGACGTGCTTGGAATAGATCACCGGCATGTCCATGGCGCGGGCGGCGGCCAGCAGGCGTTGTTGCACGGGGATGGATTTCCAGGCGTGCGGGCCGCAGGCGCCGGGGTAACGGTCAAGCTGATCATGGATCGGCATGTCGTCGCCCATGGCGGTGACCTGCATGTCGATCAGCAGCAGCGCGACATTGTCGCCGGGCCCCGAGGCGTCGCGCAGCTTGCGCTTGGCGACGACTTTCTTGTCGTCCTCGGTGAGAAATTTCTCCCAGACTCGTTCCATCGGGTCACTCCTGCTGCGTCGGTGTCCGCACAAGCCTAGGGCGGCGGGGCGCCGGGCGCCTAATGCAGAAAACTCGGGTCTGCGCTGAGAAAAGATTAATCCGCGCCCGGGTGGCGGACATTACAACGCGGCGGCGCGGGGAAATTCCGGAGTCCAACGGGGATGACAACGGGCGCGCCAACGGTGGCGGTCCATACGGGGCGCCGTCAGGTCATTTGAACCCGGTATTGGCGATCCTTCAAAGCCCACCCGAAGGATCTGGCATGTCATTTGTCGACGTCATTTTATTTTGTCGACGTCATTCGGACGAGCAGGGGCAGGGTCTTGCGGACCTGTCACCCCGGCGCGGCGAGGAAGAGCGCCGCGCCGGGGAAACGCCTTATTGCAGCGACTTCGACAGGAAATCTTCGACCACGTTCGACATGTCGAAGGACGCGCCGCCCTGCACCGGTGGATAGTCGGCCAGGGTCTGCAAGTGCTGGGCCAGCAGCACGTTCATCGGCTGGAACAGCCACGACACCTTCTGCACCAGGTGGCCATAGGCATCGGTGGTGTCATAGCTTTCGAACGGATCCATCCGCAGGTTGAACACCCGCGGCATCGAATGGGCGATGACATCGCCATAGTAATCCTCGCGCGTGATGAAGTGGAATTTCCACGGGCCCATCCGCACGGCGGCCAGCAGGCCTTCGTAGTAGTAGAAGATATGGTCGCGGTTGGAATGATCCTGCTCGCCAGTCCAGTAGGGCAGGTTGTTCACCCCGTCGATGTATTGCTGTTTCTCTTCCATGACTTCGGCCGCCACGTCTTCGATTCCGGCGGCGGTCGCGAACGAGGTGAACATGTCCTGGTGGCTCTGGATGCCGTTCAGGGTTTCGCCCTCGGGCAGGTGACCGGGCCAGCGCAGCATCGAGATCACGCGCACGCCGCCTTCGTAGGTGGTCATCTTTTCGCCCCGGAAGGGCGTGGTGGCGCCATGCGGCCAGGACGAATGTTCCGGCCCGTTGTCGGTCGAATACCAGACGATGGTATTGTCGGCGAGGCCCTGCGCTTCGAGCCAGTCGAGCACCAGGCCGACATCGTGGTCATGCTGCAGCATGCCCGAACCGTGGTAATCGGCCTCTGACGTGTATTGTTCGGCGGCATAGCGCCATTCGTCGTTCAGGCGGGTGTACAGGTGCATCCGGCTGGTGTTGAGCCAGACAAAGAACGGCTCGCCGGCCTCGTTGGCACTGTGCATGAAGTCCTCGGCCAGCGGGATGACCTCGCCCGCGTCGAAATTCTTCATCCGCTCCTGGGTCAGCGGCCCGGTGTCCTCGATCGTCTGCTTGCCGATCTTGCCGAAACGCGGCTGTTCGGTCGGGTCGTCGGTTTCCGAGGCGAAGGAATGGATCACGCCGCGCGTGCCGAACTGGGCCTCGTATTCCTCCAGCGAGCCGGAAAACGCCGTGCCGAAGTTCTGGTAATCCCGCTGTTCGGCCTCTTCCTGGGTGTTCAGGTGATAGAGGTTGCCGAAGAATTCGTCGAACCCGTGCACGGTGGGCAGGTGTTCGTTGCGGTCGCCCAGGTGGTTCTTGCCAAAATGCCCGGTGCGGTAACCGACCTGCTTCAGTTCCTCGGCCAGCGTGGGTGACGCGGCCTGCAGGCCCAGCGGCGATCCCGGCTGGCCCACCGTCGTCATGCCCGACCGGATCGGGTATTGCCCGGTGATGAAGGCGGCGCGTCCCGCGGTGCAGGACGGCTGCGCGTAGTGGTCGGTAAAGCGGATGCCTTCTTCGGCGATGCGGTCGATGTTGGGCGTGGTATAGCCCATCGTTCCCATCCCGTACGCGGACACGTTCTGCCACCCGATGTCATCCCCCCAGATGACAAGGATATTGGGCCGCTCGGTTTGTTCCTGTGCCAAGGCGGGCGCGGCCAGCCCCAGGACACTAAGCGGAACGGCCAGATAAGTCATTCTGAACATTGGTACTCTCCCTGCGCGAAACTCTTCTACCAGCGCAGGGCCAGCGTAACACCGATTCACGAAATCGCGATGAAAAACTGGCGCGATGGCGCGTTTCGGCCCGTTCCTTGACACCGGCCGGGATCCGGGACATTCACGGCCTGCACCGGCCAGGGCGCTGCCGCAGAAGCGGCCCCGTCTTGGGCCACCCCTGAGAAATCCTTCCCTCCTGCCCAAAGCTTTCTCCTTTGACCACCGGAGCCGGATCTTTTCAAAAAGACCCTGCCGGGCCGCGTCTCCGGCGGCACATCAGGAGCATCGATGGACACCCCGTTAACACCCGGCCGCCAGAT includes these proteins:
- a CDS encoding N-carbamoylsarcosine amidase, whose translation is MERVWEKFLTEDDKKVVAKRKLRDASGPGDNVALLLIDMQVTAMGDDMPIHDQLDRYPGACGPHAWKSIPVQQRLLAAARAMDMPVIYSKHVFHGYTGMARSRDGVFAATDPRSEIPAEVAMMPGDILVEKQTPSCFAFTNLHLILRELGVDGLLVVGNSTSGCVRATCVDGQAMGYKMNVIEEGVFDRIEMSHAAALFDMQFKICNVIDEAKALQIIGAPAPAALAGE
- a CDS encoding enterobactin exporter EntS, with the protein product MDAQLSGAGVHVARVDRALHVPGFRRYFIGSVISVPGNWMQMTAQAWLVLDMTGSPMALAWVTTLQFLPIMLFSLLGGAVADRFPRRKLLMGTQVIGAIQAATLAAIVAMGAVQMWHILALASILGCITAIDQPVRQAFVADLVPLSALPNGIALGAMSMNIGRVLGPALGGLVLAASGPPAAFALNAVTFLVFAAALTRIRPDHIAPHPARPKASLLADVREGLSFALTTPALQVLLVATGFIGLFGQNFSTMVPLVAELIVHATKAQFGLLNSCLGIGSFLAALTLTRAGKPRPARILMAGFAFGLLLIAIARTETLWLSCALFLAVGFCAVVFSTSVQTSLQLLTPVHMRGRLASMVTLLIVGSSPIGALLTGLVAEQVAVWLAVALNGVMCMAGIALAGRQALALGRRGRLPKGWARAETGPNL
- the ydcV_2 gene encoding Inner membrane ABC-transporter permease protein YdcV, which encodes MMRTARGRPASFYILAALMAALLVFLYAPMACVYILSFQGSEGGMSFPMVGWSTHWFQVLFEGTGGQGIGDVPNSFRRSVRLAACVSILSTLVAVSAGMAYRRKFPGSNFVFYSAIASMVLPSIFIGFGIALTFNLLGWQVNWFTSGIGAQLTWSLPFGLLIMFIVLGRFNPAYEEAATDLGANSSQRFRMIILPIILPGVIGIFVSSITSSYEENARTQLNVGLGNTMPMEITGLLTGASTPVLFAIGTLTSFAMFTLILGAVGLMTVMAKRRANRPDA
- the gcvA_1 gene encoding Gcv operon activator, with amino-acid sequence MRKRVPLNAIRAFEATARNGSVAKAADELCVTPTAVSHQIRLLEEFLETRLFVRKNSRIELTPESSATVADISNALDLINNAMLALQPNHDVRSKLSVAASASVASLWLMPRLSEFFSLAPDVDVAVRAFMSRREGEATEADLRICNWRSNLDMQVEPLLEEEIMPVTTPDLAARYDNNAREILAHAPLIHVDRAQDGLEGTYPDWARYLREYGISRDDVTHGPRFNQASPSIEAARSGVGVILGRSILIERALDRGELVPVAESYPIRSPYYLLSPWKVGRDNVIERFKEWLFEKVNGPRLSAA
- the ydhP_1 gene encoding Inner membrane transport protein YdhP, with translation MSLDPRQGRLAILSFAIGAFAIGTSEFAAMGLLPYYANDLGVTDPVAGHAISAYAIGVVIGAPVLAVMGAKLPRKSFLMMLMAGFVAAHVLGALAPNINALIATRFLAGLPHGAFLGVAMLTVADMMPKGKRAAGVAKVLLGLTIANVVGVPSAGALGQAIGWRSLFVIVALIALASVVMMGRFAPKVAVAEGASPLRELGALKNRAVWLTLLVGAVGFGGVFAVYSYLSAAMIDAANAPAWAIPLALSTFGIGCTLGNIYAGRLASWSQFGATLILLVGMIVSSVFYALVMGNWPLMALGIFVLGTTAGLVIPLQMRLMDVAGDAQTLAAALNHAAFNFANALGPFLAGIALSAGYGWSATGWVGAALSVGGIVVLAVAWAEANRKPRGPGVDPIPAE
- the potB_2 gene encoding Spermidine/putrescine transport system permease protein PotB codes for the protein MRVPPRVASWLQVAPMAFVFTAMVLIPLTIIFIVSFLDYDFARVFPEIYWGSWQDALTSRLTLDLYTQVFKFLIITWCVTFVVGFSLAYFLVFHLESNAWRMGLLAAAAIPFWTPGPIRMVSWVPLLGKEGLVNKALMGMGITDAPLDWLLYSEFAVILAYCNLLTLAMLGPITHSMAKIPRSLIQAAQDSGAREWQIIRDVILPLAKPGIAIGTIFIITAVLGDFFMIKIMSGGQINTPANAIATELAAFQYPPAAAKSVVLLVVVVFLISMLLRFVDIRKELQR
- a CDS encoding putative membrane protein yields the protein MRQTRDRIRHAVLFELIALILSIPLGNLIFGVEPAHFGVVALVSSTIAMGWTYLFNLGFDHAALRLRGTPAKTPVLRIVHVVLFEAGLLVLLVPFIAWYLRIPLARAFMMDLSLTGFYAAYALAFNWAYDLVFPVEPDKRPA
- a CDS encoding N-carbamoyl-D-amino acid hydrolase; its protein translation is MASPNFRAAALQLGPAGSTIARTTTRILDLIDEAAADKVTLAVLPELALTPYFAAVVREDLTAFTSVPENQVAVDAISARAASHGMAIVIPYAEQTNEGLFNSMVFYDGKGAYRGKFRKVHIPGKTDPDPGKRITIMEKRYFERGDLPFDAFDMGDVKAGGMICYDRRFPESYRSLTINGADLYCVGYNTPVMDGGTLKQARRASELAICGGAYSNATHAIAAGKAGVEDGTRFIGGSFVCGPDGMILNRAKTQGDEVVAADIDMEKQASLRARWDFDTNRRPDAYSLTA
- the potA_2 gene encoding Spermidine/putrescine import ATP-binding protein PotA — its product is MQLKKARDIDESTLTGRPKIRQVTQGHRFDLELVRVTKSYNSKTVAVDDISLRIPRSSYCCLLGPSGCGKSTTLRMLAGHEEVTDGAILIQDTEITRLPPVDRGTSMMFQDYALFPHLSALDNVAFSLKVRKVPKAERDKQAREYLELVQMDHLANRLPNQLSGGQQQRVALARSLITRPKVLLLDEPLSALDPFLRTRMRAELKRIQKELGITFVHVTHSQEEAMALSDMMVVMNDAKIMQAAPAREVFETPANAFVAKFIGGHNVLTSAGREVSVRSDQCRLGALPGMRTAKGEVTMVEYHGPFVQVSMTSEGGEDLTAMMTDKEYFAGAPEIGDAIAISWDPSAEHVLS